The DNA sequence AATGGATAATCAACAGTACCGAATCCGGGAATATATCCGAATGACCTTACATAGGTTGGAGTAAAAGGAACCACCCAGGTGTTTCTAAGATAAATGCCGAATATTCCGAATCCGTTTTCGACATTTGTAAAATCTGTTTCATCCAGTTTAACTGATACATCATCCAGACTTCTGGCGGTCGAATTAAAGTATGTGCTCAAATTTTTATCGAGGGCAATTACTTCCAGAAATGCAGCAATTATTTCATAGTTCCCCTTGTTCTCATCTCCCTGCGATAATGAACTCATAGTTTCACTAATTGTTTCCATTCCAATAGTTAAAGAATTATTATTTGTCGCTGATGGGAAAATTGGGACTAGCTGGTCATTGAAATTTTCATACCGGAGAGGGATTTCCTTTTTATAAAAAACATTTACTCCGTTCACTTTTTTATAATAATAAATTGAAATACGTGTAACATAGGTCTGATCTGTCAATCCCGCATTCCAGGCAAAGTAGACCGACTCATTATTACGGAAAGGAATATTTTTCTCTACATAAGA is a window from the Melioribacteraceae bacterium genome containing:
- a CDS encoding DUF4249 family protein, which translates into the protein MKKIIIPILLMFIYSCSENFDPYGELKDKYVLNCIIRGDTTFQTATLSRTYLVTNNDPYSSTIDPAVRNASIRIWNGDSIVVLRDTVIDRPQSSAYKYPYHLYYTNKFVFTPGKSLDIEVRLENGSKLRSHTIPPAPVQFSYVEKNIPFRNNESVYFAWNAGLTDQTYVTRISIYYYKKVNGVNVFYKKEIPLRYENFNDQLVPIFPSATNNNSLTIGMETISETMSSLSQGDENKGNYEIIAAFLEVIALDKNLSTYFNSTARSLDDVSVKLDETDFTNVENGFGIFGIYLRNTWVVPFTPTYVRSFGYIPGFGTVDYPFENRIGRND